A genomic window from Brevibacillus agri includes:
- a CDS encoding GNAT family N-acetyltransferase yields MNEQLFSAHLTLSKLAPTDWELIRSIYSNPALMQHIGAAMSEEEIRRNFEKELAPWSLDSTHWLTWIIREAATSSDVGLMSLCTRRREPLTAEAGFIIVEAHKGKGYATEALQLVFDFAASTYGFKVFTAVCSEEHAASRRVLEKAGMKLDKIVPENTEIAGKLVNDCFYSLEK; encoded by the coding sequence ATGAACGAGCAACTTTTCAGTGCGCACCTCACCTTGAGCAAACTGGCCCCAACCGATTGGGAGCTGATCCGCTCCATTTACTCCAACCCGGCGCTCATGCAACACATCGGGGCAGCGATGAGCGAAGAAGAAATTCGCCGCAACTTCGAAAAAGAGCTCGCTCCGTGGAGCCTCGATTCGACGCATTGGCTCACCTGGATCATCCGCGAGGCGGCGACCAGCAGCGACGTCGGTCTGATGAGCCTCTGCACCCGCAGGCGCGAGCCGCTCACGGCGGAAGCAGGCTTCATCATCGTAGAAGCGCACAAAGGCAAAGGCTATGCTACCGAAGCGCTCCAGCTCGTCTTCGACTTCGCTGCCAGTACGTATGGATTCAAAGTGTTTACGGCCGTTTGTTCGGAAGAGCACGCCGCTTCCAGGCGCGTTTTGGAAAAGGCCGGGATGAAGCTGGATAAAATCGTGCCGGAGAATACGGAAATTGCCGGAAAGCTGGTGAATGACTGTTTTTATTCGTTGGAAAAGTGA
- a CDS encoding GAF domain-containing protein, which translates to MFKLEKFQGKKEENYELVIKQLEALLAGESNQVANLANAAALLNQFFEEVNWVGFYLNDGNELVLGPFQGLPACVRIPFGKGVCGTAAEKRETVRVEDVHLFPGHIACDAASESEIVVPIIKDGQLLGVLDIDSPRKNRFDEVDQLYLEKFVQALVRFL; encoded by the coding sequence ATGTTCAAACTCGAAAAGTTTCAAGGAAAAAAAGAAGAAAACTACGAACTGGTCATCAAACAGCTAGAAGCGCTGCTTGCAGGCGAATCCAACCAGGTCGCCAATCTGGCAAACGCCGCCGCTTTGCTGAACCAATTTTTCGAGGAAGTAAACTGGGTCGGCTTTTACCTCAATGATGGGAATGAGCTGGTGCTTGGACCGTTCCAGGGGCTGCCTGCGTGCGTGCGCATTCCGTTTGGCAAAGGCGTATGCGGCACCGCGGCGGAGAAGCGGGAAACTGTTCGCGTGGAAGATGTGCACTTGTTCCCCGGCCATATCGCCTGCGACGCCGCATCCGAATCGGAAATCGTCGTGCCGATCATAAAAGACGGCCAGCTTCTCGGCGTGCTCGACATCGACAGCCCGCGAAAAAACCGATTTGACGAAGTCGATCAGCTTTATTTGGAAAAGTTCGTGCAGGCGCTCGTTCGCTTTTTGTAG
- the msrA gene encoding peptide-methionine (S)-S-oxide reductase MsrA → MEKATFAGGCFWCMVTPFEELPGIGGIVSGYTGGSVENPTYEQVKTGQTGHWEAVQITFDPELFPYERLLELYWQQIVPTDPDGQFHDRGSQYRTAIFTHNEKQHELAVQSKKALEASGRFSKPIVTEILPAAPFYPAEEYHQGYHKKNPKHYKEDREKSGRDAYIQEHWKETT, encoded by the coding sequence ATGGAAAAAGCGACATTTGCCGGAGGGTGCTTCTGGTGCATGGTTACTCCGTTTGAAGAGTTGCCAGGGATCGGAGGCATCGTCTCGGGTTATACAGGGGGCTCGGTCGAGAACCCGACCTACGAACAGGTCAAAACGGGGCAGACCGGGCACTGGGAAGCGGTTCAAATTACGTTCGACCCGGAGCTGTTCCCTTATGAGAGACTGCTCGAGCTGTATTGGCAGCAAATTGTTCCGACAGATCCTGACGGGCAGTTTCATGATCGCGGCAGCCAGTATCGCACAGCCATTTTTACGCACAATGAAAAACAGCACGAACTGGCAGTCCAGTCCAAAAAAGCGCTGGAGGCGAGCGGCCGCTTCTCGAAGCCGATTGTCACGGAAATTTTGCCTGCTGCTCCGTTTTATCCGGCAGAAGAATACCACCAGGGCTACCACAAGAAAAATCCGAAGCATTACAAGGAAGACCGCGAGAAATCCGGGCGCGACGCGTACATTCAGGAGCATTGGAAGGAAACGACATAA
- a CDS encoding YkgJ family cysteine cluster protein produces the protein MNTLPCQDCKGLCCGPVPITEKERKHIHKKLKAMPKKLRENLEQQPRFSGTCIFYDMNKDQCGIHSFRPEICRMFGYHEDLVCFRKPELATKGKVAIKERYIGHLSIDFTWKDFR, from the coding sequence GTGAATACACTGCCATGCCAAGACTGCAAAGGCTTATGCTGCGGTCCTGTGCCGATCACGGAAAAAGAGCGCAAGCACATACATAAGAAGCTGAAGGCCATGCCGAAAAAGCTGCGCGAAAACTTGGAGCAGCAGCCCCGCTTTAGCGGAACCTGTATTTTTTATGACATGAACAAAGATCAGTGCGGCATTCATTCGTTTCGTCCGGAGATATGCCGCATGTTCGGCTATCACGAAGACCTCGTCTGCTTTCGCAAGCCGGAGCTGGCCACCAAAGGAAAGGTCGCAATCAAAGAGAGGTACATCGGCCACCTGAGCATTGATTTTACGTGGAAAGATTTTCGCTGA
- a CDS encoding DUF3862 domain-containing protein — MRREKRAASTESANSDKAKITKAAFDQIENGMTYDEVKNIIGGEGELLSEAGNKGEQFHAVVYMYEGEAAGSNASFTFLDGKLQVKGQYGLK; from the coding sequence TTGCGGCGAGAAAAAAGGGCGGCCAGCACGGAGTCGGCGAACAGCGACAAGGCGAAAATTACAAAAGCAGCCTTTGACCAGATAGAAAACGGGATGACGTATGACGAAGTGAAAAACATCATCGGCGGAGAAGGTGAGCTGCTCTCCGAAGCGGGCAATAAAGGAGAGCAATTTCATGCCGTGGTCTACATGTACGAAGGGGAAGCGGCAGGCAGCAACGCCAGCTTTACCTTTCTGGATGGCAAGCTGCAAGTCAAAGGCCAATATGGGCTGAAATAA